In Malus sylvestris chromosome 15, drMalSylv7.2, whole genome shotgun sequence, a single genomic region encodes these proteins:
- the LOC126603419 gene encoding uncharacterized protein LOC126603419, whose product MSGPPKRPHEESGHSSSSKYPHPHPHPQPHDDSGPYPKLSSSVSNEYHPPYDIGPDARLPKIPRTDSRDPDRRSPLHSIYRMPSNSSDMHIDHPSAPDNRLESRDTRDVRFENRDTKTEARELYNDARRDAQSSKGEKEVRYDSRGDDNKEVKYDRPNFNDLKADPKMEGYALAASHLNWKESKDYHRGKRHSDAPPATTDTWHRGSSQGHIEVGKELPTTEERDHVEAHEAVGENKFDSKGDDKFKEKDRKRKDAKHRDWGEKDKERSDRRSSIQVAISSSEGKEPAKEERDAERSERERRDIGKDKERVRERERDHTKRDPWNGVEKDGSNNEKEVGDGSIRMSEQDNLPPEQKKQKDFDSWRTVDRESRDRRKERDVDVEGDRAEKHRRGYDKESDDGCADGEGATDREREVYNHGVQRKRMQRSRGSPLVANHDLRFRSRIQDNEGSQGKSEVSPVVYKVGECMQELIKVWKEYEPSPGEKNGESSLTGPTLEIRIPAEHVTATNRQVRGGQLWGTDIYTDDSDLVAVLMHTGYCRPTASPPPPAIQELRATVRVLPPQDCYISSLRNNVRSRAWGAAIGCSFRVERCCIVKKAGGTIDLEACLTHTSTVEPTLAPVIVERSMTTRAAASNALRQQRFVREVTIQYNLCNEPWIKYSISIVADKGLKKTLYTSARLKKGEVLYLETHSRRYELCFTGEKMIKAAQLSQMHEGETEKSQKHVSHSTNGERNDSDNVMVDVFRWSLCKTPLPQKVLRSVGIPLPLDYVEVLEENLDWEDVQWSQTGVWIAGKEYTLARVHFLSTN is encoded by the exons ATGAGTGGTCCGCCTAAACGACCTCACGAAGAGAGTGGTCATTCCTCCTCTTCCAAATACCCGCATCCTCACCCGCACCCACAACCACATGACGATTCCGGACCATACCCCAAGCTCTCATCCTCTGTTTCCAATGAATACCATCCTCCCTATGACATTGGCCCCGATGCTCGCTTGCCCAAGATTCCCCGCACCGATTCTCGCGACCCTGATAGGCGATCTCCCCTCCACTCAATCTATCGAATGCCCTCGAATTCAAGTGATATGCACATAGATCATCCTTCAGCTCCCGACAATAGATTGGAGTCCAGGGACACTAGAGATGTTCGCTTTGAGAACCGAGACACAAAGACAGAGGCAAGAGAGTTGTACAACGACGCAAGAAGGGATGCTCAGAGTTCCAAGGGTGAAAAAGAGGTAAGGTATGACAGCAGAGGAGATGACAACAAGGAGGTCAAATATGATAGGCCGAATTTTAACGATCTAAAGGCTGACCCCAAAATGGAAGGTTATGCTCTGGCCGCTAGTCACTTGAACTGGAAAGAATCAAAAGATTACCATAGAGGAAAACGGCATTCTGATGCCCCACCCGCAACTACAGACACCTGGCATCGCGGCAGTTCACAAGGCCACATTGAAGTTGGAAAGGAACTTCCCACTACGGAGGAGCGGGATCATGTTGAGGCGCATGAGGCTGTTGGGGAAAACAAGTTTGATTCTAAAGGTGATGATAAATTCAAAGAAAAGGATAGAAAAAGGAAAGATGCAAAGCACCGGGATTGGGGCGAAAAGGATAAGGAAAGAAGTGATCGTAGGAGTAGTATTCAAGTAGCTATCAGCAGCAGTGAGGGCAAAGAACCAGCAAAGGAAGAAAGAGATGCAGAGAGGTCGGAGAGGGAGAGGAGGGACATTGGAAAAGACAAAGAAAGAGTAAGAGAGCGGGAAAGGGATCATACCAAGAGAGACCCATGGAATGGAGTAGAGAAAGATGGTTCGAATAATGAGAAGGAAGTTGGTGATGGATCTATTAGAATGTCAGAGCAGGATAATCTTCCACCAGAGCAAAAGAAACAGAAAGATTTTGACAGTTGGAGAACTGTTGATAGGGAATCTAGAGACAGGAGGAAAGAAAGAGATGTTGATGTTGAAGGAGATAGAGCTGAAAAGCACCGTAGGGGATATGACAAAGAATCAGATGATGGATGTGCAGATGGTGAAGGGGCCACAGACAGAGAAAGGGAAGTCTATAATCATGGAGTTCAGCGTAAAAGGATGCAACGGTCAAGGGGTAGCCCTCTAGTGGCAAACCATGATCTGCGTTTTAGGTCTCGCATTCAAGACAATGAAGG ATCCCAAG GTAAAAGTGAAGTATCACCTGTTGTTTATAAAGTTGGCGAATGCATGCAAGAACTGATAAAAGTTTGGAAGGAATATGAGCCATCTCCAGGTGAAAAAAATGGTGAAAGTTCTCTTACTGGTCCAACCCTTGAGATTCGGATTCCAGCTGAACATGTTACCGCAACAAATCGCCAA GTTAGAGGTGGCCAGCTATGGGGGACAGATATATACACAGATGATTCTGATCTCGTTGCTG TTCTCATGCACACAGGATATTGCCGGCCCACAGCATCTCCTCCGCCTCCTGCTATCCAGGAGTTGCGTGCTACAGTTCGAGTACTACCTCCACAAGACT GTTACATTTCCTCACTGAGAAACAATGTTCGATCACGTGCGTGGGGAGCTGCAATTGGTTGTAGTTTCCGTGTTGAGCGCTGTTGCATCGTCAAG AAAGCGGGTGGAACCATTGATCTTGAAGCTTGTCTTACACATACTTCTACGGTGGAGCCTACCCTTGCTCCAGTGATTGTGGAGCGCTCAATGACTACCAGGGCTGCAGCTTCG AATGCATTGCGACAACAGAGATTTGTACGAGAAGTTACAATACAGTACAACCTCTGCAATGAGCCTTG GATTAAGTATAGTATAAGCATTGTTGCTGACAAGGGTTTGAAGAAAACCCTGTATACTTCTGCACGTCTGAAGAAGGGAGAAGTTCTTTACTTAGAAACACATTCACGCAG GTATGAGCTCTGTTTTACTGGAGAGAAAATGATCAAAGCTGCGCAGCTGTCTCAGATGCATGAAGGCGAGACAGAGAAGAGTCAAAAGCATGTCTCACATTCCACCAATGGTGAAAGAAATGATTCTGATAATGTCATGGTTGATGTCTTCCGTTGGTCTCTATGTAAAACGCCTCTTCCCCAGAAGGTCCTGCGGTCAGTTGGGATCCCGCTTCCCCTTGATTATGTGGAG GTGTTGGAGGAGAATCTTGACTGGGAGGACGTGCAGTGGTCGCAGACGGGTGTTTGGATTGCCGGCAAAGAGTACACACTTGCTCGGGTGCATTTTCTGTCGACAAATTAA
- the LOC126605947 gene encoding uncharacterized protein LOC126605947 has translation MEKMNQAFEKMKMLVGMEVDEEDQASAALQQDSNFMDDFNRNCTLSTKQRLYGFSICLAAGITCTLLSMLVFFHPIKFAITFTLGNLLSLGSTAFLIGPKRQVSMMLDPVRIYATAVYLASIVIALFCALYIHNKLLTLLAILLEFGALIWYSLSYIPFARSMVSKVMVACFDTDF, from the exons ATGGAGAAGATGAACCAAGCGTTTGAGAAGATGAAGATGCTGGTGGGTATGGAGGTGGACGAAGAAGACCAGGCTTCTGCTGCTCTGCAGCAGGATTCCAACTTCATGGATGACTTCAATCGCAACTGTACATTGTCCACCAAACAG AGGCTGTACGGTTTCTCCATATGCTTGGCTGCCGGTATCACTTGTACGCTCTTG TCAATGCTTGTTTTCTTCCACCCAATCAAGTTTGCAATCACATTCACACTTGGAAATCTGCTTTCGCTTGGGAG CACAGCATTCCTCATCGGCCCTAAACGGCAAGTGTCAATGATGCTTGACCCTGTCCGAATTTATGCGACAGCGGTATACCTTGCAAGTATAGTAATTGCCTTGTTTTGTGCCCTTTAT ATTCATAACAAGTTATTGACGCTTTTGGCAATACTTTTAGAGTTTGGTGCATTGATCTG GTACAGCTTGAGCTACATCCCTTTTGCAAGATCAATGGTATCGAAGGTCATGGTAGCGTGTTTTGACACTGATTTTTAG